The proteins below are encoded in one region of Shewanella algae:
- the trhA gene encoding PAQR family membrane homeostasis protein TrhA: MPNSKAPAAEAQFNGQFSAGYSLNEEIANAVSHGLGVIAGILGLVLMLLKGWHSLDAIQLTGVTIYGSSIILLFLCSTLYHSIPQPVWKRRLKMLDHCAIYLLIAGTYTPLMLITLADAQEEWVLIAIWSLALGGIVFKSCFIHRFKALSLVLYLAMGWLCVAVLPELIDNLSTAGFNLLLAGGLSYSLGVIFYATKAIPFNHAIWHLFVLGGAVCHFLCVYLTVI; this comes from the coding sequence ATGCCCAACAGCAAAGCCCCAGCAGCCGAAGCCCAGTTCAATGGCCAGTTTTCCGCTGGATACAGTCTGAATGAAGAGATAGCCAATGCCGTCAGCCATGGTTTGGGTGTGATTGCCGGCATTCTGGGGTTGGTGCTGATGTTGCTCAAGGGCTGGCATTCGCTGGACGCCATTCAGTTAACAGGTGTAACCATCTACGGCAGCAGTATTATCCTGCTGTTCCTCTGCTCGACCCTGTATCACAGCATTCCTCAGCCAGTGTGGAAACGGCGCCTCAAGATGCTGGATCACTGCGCCATCTATCTGTTGATCGCCGGAACCTATACCCCACTGATGTTAATTACTTTGGCCGATGCCCAGGAAGAATGGGTGCTGATAGCCATCTGGTCGTTGGCACTGGGGGGAATAGTGTTCAAGAGCTGCTTTATTCACAGATTCAAGGCGCTGAGCCTGGTGCTGTATCTGGCCATGGGCTGGCTCTGCGTCGCCGTGTTGCCTGAGCTTATCGATAATCTGTCAACTGCCGGGTTCAACTTGCTGTTGGCCGGGGGCCTGAGCTACAGCTTGGGGGTGATCTTCTACGCTACCAAGGCGATCCCTTTCAATCATGCCATCTGGCATCTGTTTGTGTTGGGCGGCGCCGTTTGCCATTTCCTGTGTGTTTATCTGACGGTGATCTAA
- the thiC gene encoding phosphomethylpyrimidine synthase ThiC, with translation MSNRQSNRRQTREAAQAFIDNLKPLQHPNSQKLFVQGSRADIQVAMRQIRQTDTRIPTQDGSEQFEPNPTVRVYDCAGPYSDPNAAINVRQGLDKLRQGWILERDDTQELTSVSSSFTQQRLADEGLDHLRFDALPKPRRAKPGKRVTQLHYARAGIITPEMEYIAIRENMARANEALAKDPQLARKAKGEAFGAIVATPITPEFVRSEVARGRAIIPANINHPEAEPMIIGRNFLVKVNANIGNSAVTSSIEEEVEKLVWATRWGADTVMDLSTGRYIHETREWIVRNSPVPIGTVPIYQALEKVNGIAEDLSWEVFRDTLIEQAEQGVDYFTIHAGVLLRYVPMTANRVTGMVSRGGSIMAKWCLSHHKENFLYSHFRDICELCAAYDVSLSLGDGMRPGSIADANDEAQFAELETLGELVKIAWEYDVQTIIEGPGHIPMQLIKENMDKQLEYCDEAPFYTLGPQTTDIAPGYDHFTSGIGAAMIAWYGCAMLCYVTPKEHLGLPNKEDVKQGLIAYKIAAHAADVAKGHPGAQLRDNALSKARFEFRWEDQYNLGLDPDTARAFHDESLPQESAKVAHFCSMCGPKFCSMKITQDVRDYAASLAASLSASQLASGEASEPDSAERQTEPVQAEELTAQPLEVLDAEAGMARMSAQFKAAGSTLYHPATASEKSLSNPKPKSKPKPEPEAARYEEEA, from the coding sequence ATGTCAAATCGTCAATCCAATCGTCGTCAAACCCGTGAGGCCGCCCAGGCCTTTATCGATAACCTTAAACCCTTGCAGCATCCCAATTCACAGAAGCTGTTTGTTCAGGGCTCCCGGGCCGATATTCAGGTAGCCATGCGCCAAATCAGGCAGACAGACACCCGAATACCAACCCAAGATGGCAGTGAGCAATTTGAACCCAATCCCACTGTACGTGTTTATGATTGTGCCGGCCCTTATTCAGATCCCAACGCGGCTATCAATGTGCGCCAGGGCCTTGATAAACTGCGCCAGGGCTGGATCCTAGAGCGTGATGATACGCAAGAGCTGACTTCGGTCAGCTCCAGTTTTACCCAGCAGCGGCTGGCGGATGAAGGGCTGGATCATCTGAGATTCGACGCTTTGCCCAAACCGCGCCGGGCCAAGCCGGGTAAGCGGGTGACCCAATTGCATTACGCCCGCGCCGGCATTATCACTCCTGAAATGGAATATATCGCCATTCGTGAAAATATGGCCCGGGCCAACGAAGCGCTTGCCAAAGATCCGCAACTGGCCCGCAAGGCCAAAGGAGAAGCCTTTGGCGCTATAGTTGCCACGCCGATAACCCCTGAGTTTGTTCGCAGCGAAGTGGCCCGTGGCCGCGCCATTATTCCCGCCAATATCAACCACCCTGAAGCCGAACCTATGATTATCGGCCGTAACTTTTTGGTGAAGGTCAACGCTAATATCGGTAATTCGGCGGTGACCTCTTCCATCGAGGAAGAGGTGGAAAAATTGGTGTGGGCCACCCGTTGGGGCGCCGATACGGTAATGGATCTGTCCACCGGCCGTTATATCCACGAAACCCGCGAATGGATAGTGCGCAACTCGCCTGTGCCCATAGGTACTGTGCCCATCTATCAGGCGCTGGAAAAGGTCAACGGCATTGCCGAAGATCTCAGCTGGGAAGTGTTTCGCGACACCCTGATAGAGCAGGCCGAACAAGGAGTGGATTACTTCACCATTCATGCCGGGGTCTTGCTGCGTTATGTGCCCATGACGGCCAATCGGGTGACAGGTATGGTATCTCGTGGCGGCTCCATTATGGCCAAGTGGTGCCTGAGCCATCATAAGGAAAACTTCCTCTACAGCCATTTCCGCGACATCTGTGAGCTTTGCGCCGCCTATGATGTTTCTCTGTCGCTCGGTGACGGCATGCGCCCCGGCTCGATTGCCGATGCCAACGACGAGGCTCAGTTTGCCGAGCTGGAAACCTTGGGTGAGCTGGTGAAAATCGCCTGGGAATACGATGTGCAGACCATTATCGAAGGGCCGGGCCATATTCCTATGCAGCTGATCAAAGAGAATATGGACAAGCAGCTTGAGTACTGTGATGAGGCCCCTTTCTACACCTTGGGGCCCCAGACCACGGATATTGCGCCCGGCTATGATCATTTCACCTCTGGCATCGGCGCGGCGATGATTGCCTGGTACGGCTGCGCCATGCTCTGTTATGTGACCCCCAAGGAGCATCTGGGTTTGCCCAACAAGGAAGACGTTAAACAAGGGCTTATTGCATACAAAATTGCGGCGCATGCCGCCGATGTCGCCAAGGGGCACCCAGGCGCCCAGCTGCGCGACAATGCGTTGTCCAAGGCCAGATTCGAGTTTCGCTGGGAAGATCAATACAACCTGGGGTTGGATCCCGATACCGCCCGGGCGTTCCACGATGAATCCCTGCCTCAGGAGTCTGCCAAGGTGGCGCATTTCTGCTCCATGTGCGGCCCCAAGTTCTGCTCAATGAAAATCACCCAGGATGTACGCGACTATGCTGCGTCTCTGGCAGCATCCTTGTCTGCATCTCAGCTAGCTTCAGGGGAGGCGTCAGAGCCAGACTCGGCAGAGCGACAAACCGAGCCAGTGCAGGCTGAAGAACTGACGGCACAGCCGCTGGAAGTACTGGATGCCGAGGCGGGGATGGCGCGGATGTCAGCGCAGTTCAAGGCCGCTGGCAGCACCCTGTATCATCCGGCTACGGCAAGTGAAAAGTCTTTGTCCAATCCCAAACCCAAGTCCAAGCCCAAACCCGAGCCAGAGGCTGCACGCTATGAAGAGGAAGCCTGA
- a CDS encoding bifunctional hydroxymethylpyrimidine kinase/phosphomethylpyrimidine kinase, translating into MAADKRPIVWSIAGSDSGGGAGIQADLATLSNLGCHGCTVITTLTAQSSVTVTLTEAVSEEMLLAQLNALLGDLPPKAIKIGLLANQAQLQQLCDWLARHLPDVPLVVDPVMVASCGDALSKSTAMGAARLDYRPLAALSTVLTPNIHELALLSRSDIHDFPSWQDAANCLANELPCHLLAKGGDFEAGIARGLAEDLLLFKDLPHSSGLHQRQGFVLASPRQASSNNHGSGCTLSSAIAAFLAHDWILPDALILAKAYINGALAQSYRVGRGPGPLGRPGACLAAELMPVIWPLEDYPWANPAQVLGAPWLAAPTSADAVSAEGFKTLPHNLGIYPVVADVELLEVLLKAGCRTIQLRLKGEVQPGSSAEQAIIRAIALGRQYQARVFINDHWQQAIAHGAFGVHLGQEDLSQASLEAIQGAGMALGLSSHGYFEALLALRHRPSYLALGHIFATTTKVMPSLPQGLARLGAYSETFGSLLPTVAIGGIDEHNLDAVKHTGVANVAVVRAITEAAEPVTAFRRLTQSWLGRAAAIASGISYAQQNTGVQGSAGLSDRDFIRYGSQLLLPRVSEAGQLALRAKTVAIVGLGGLGHHLAHSLAAAGVGRLILIDPDIVELGNLPRQLLYNEQDIGRLKVDVAKEKLARDYPNCLIEIEPELFGPKSAELIREASLVLDASDNFLCRHNLNQACVKLGKELIAAAISADSGLLCHTAPWLNPEAGCYECLFPRDSTGSGRCRDMGVLGPAVQTLAAMQSLATINTLLGERSTLGRLISLDCRTLSVREAALCADPACLCCQTHTEAELQTEAQFMTGRPELSREENCDAN; encoded by the coding sequence ATGGCGGCGGATAAAAGGCCGATAGTCTGGAGCATAGCCGGCTCAGACAGTGGCGGCGGCGCCGGGATCCAGGCCGATCTGGCCACCTTGAGCAATCTTGGCTGTCATGGCTGCACTGTCATCACCACTTTGACCGCCCAAAGCAGTGTGACAGTGACGCTAACCGAGGCGGTGAGCGAGGAGATGTTGCTGGCGCAGCTCAATGCTCTGCTCGGTGACTTGCCGCCCAAGGCGATAAAAATCGGCTTGCTCGCCAATCAAGCGCAGCTGCAGCAGCTTTGTGACTGGTTGGCTCGGCACCTGCCTGATGTTCCTTTGGTGGTCGACCCTGTCATGGTCGCTAGTTGCGGCGACGCTCTCTCAAAGAGCACTGCAATGGGCGCAGCGAGGCTCGATTACCGGCCGCTGGCGGCGCTCTCCACTGTGCTGACCCCCAATATTCACGAGCTGGCGTTGCTGAGTCGCAGCGATATTCATGACTTTCCGTCCTGGCAAGATGCGGCAAATTGCCTGGCAAACGAACTGCCTTGCCATCTCTTGGCCAAGGGCGGGGATTTCGAGGCGGGGATAGCGCGCGGCCTGGCAGAAGACTTATTGCTTTTTAAAGACTTGCCTCACAGCTCCGGGTTGCATCAACGGCAGGGGTTTGTGTTGGCGAGCCCAAGACAAGCATCCAGCAACAACCATGGCAGCGGCTGCACGTTATCCAGTGCCATAGCGGCATTTTTGGCCCACGACTGGATCTTGCCCGATGCCCTGATCCTGGCCAAGGCCTATATCAATGGCGCCTTGGCGCAGAGCTATCGGGTAGGCCGTGGTCCCGGGCCCTTAGGTCGCCCCGGGGCTTGTCTGGCCGCCGAGCTTATGCCTGTCATCTGGCCGCTGGAGGATTATCCCTGGGCCAACCCAGCACAGGTGCTCGGCGCCCCTTGGCTTGCAGCGCCAACCTCTGCTGATGCCGTTAGTGCTGAAGGCTTCAAAACGCTGCCCCATAATTTGGGTATCTACCCGGTCGTGGCCGATGTCGAATTGCTGGAAGTCTTACTCAAGGCAGGCTGCCGCACCATTCAATTGCGTCTCAAGGGGGAAGTACAGCCCGGTTCGAGCGCCGAGCAGGCGATCATTCGCGCCATCGCGCTCGGGCGCCAATATCAGGCGCGGGTCTTTATCAATGATCACTGGCAACAGGCCATTGCCCACGGCGCCTTTGGTGTGCATTTGGGCCAGGAGGATCTCAGCCAGGCATCCCTTGAGGCCATCCAAGGGGCGGGTATGGCGCTGGGGTTATCCAGTCATGGTTATTTCGAGGCGCTGCTTGCATTGCGCCACAGGCCCAGTTATCTGGCCCTCGGACATATCTTTGCCACCACGACCAAAGTAATGCCATCTCTGCCCCAGGGACTGGCGCGCCTTGGCGCCTACAGCGAAACTTTCGGCTCCTTGCTGCCGACGGTCGCCATAGGCGGCATTGACGAGCATAACCTTGATGCCGTCAAGCATACCGGTGTGGCCAATGTCGCCGTGGTGCGGGCCATTACCGAGGCCGCCGAGCCGGTAACGGCCTTCAGGCGCCTGACACAAAGCTGGTTAGGGCGAGCAGCCGCTATTGCAAGTGGGATTAGCTATGCTCAACAAAATACTGGAGTTCAGGGCAGTGCCGGGCTGAGCGATCGCGACTTTATCCGTTACGGCAGCCAGTTGCTGCTGCCCAGAGTCTCAGAAGCGGGGCAGCTCGCCTTACGGGCAAAGACGGTCGCTATAGTGGGGCTCGGAGGCCTTGGCCATCATCTGGCGCACTCTTTGGCCGCCGCCGGTGTAGGGCGTCTCATTCTTATCGATCCCGATATTGTCGAGCTGGGTAATCTGCCGAGGCAACTGCTCTACAACGAGCAGGATATCGGCCGTTTGAAGGTCGACGTGGCCAAGGAAAAGCTGGCGCGCGATTATCCAAACTGCCTGATTGAGATTGAGCCCGAACTGTTTGGCCCCAAGAGCGCGGAGCTTATTCGCGAGGCGTCGCTGGTATTGGATGCCAGCGATAATTTCCTTTGCCGTCATAACCTTAATCAAGCCTGTGTGAAGCTGGGCAAAGAGTTGATTGCGGCGGCGATCAGCGCCGATTCCGGCCTATTGTGTCATACCGCCCCTTGGCTTAACCCCGAGGCGGGCTGTTATGAATGCCTGTTCCCTCGGGATAGCACAGGCTCGGGGCGCTGCCGCGACATGGGGGTGCTGGGTCCTGCGGTGCAAACCCTGGCGGCGATGCAGTCGCTGGCAACCATCAATACTCTGCTTGGAGAGCGCAGCACCCTGGGGCGGCTCATCAGCTTGGATTGCCGCACTTTAAGCGTGCGTGAGGCTGCGCTTTGCGCCGACCCGGCATGTCTTTGCTGTCAAACCCACACTGAGGCTGAACTTCAAACCGAAGCCCAATTTATGACAGGGCGCCCAGAGCTTAGCCGTGAGGAGAATTGCGATGCAAATTAA
- the thiS gene encoding sulfur carrier protein ThiS produces MQIKINNQVKELPEAMTLLQLLKWCEIAPGSVALVRNGAVVPRSQWPMLECQSGDSLELFSAVAGG; encoded by the coding sequence ATGCAAATTAAGATAAACAATCAAGTCAAAGAGTTGCCTGAGGCTATGACGCTGTTACAGCTGCTCAAGTGGTGTGAGATAGCGCCTGGCAGCGTGGCGCTGGTGCGTAATGGCGCCGTAGTGCCCAGATCTCAGTGGCCAATGCTTGAATGTCAAAGCGGAGACAGTCTCGAGCTGTTTTCCGCCGTTGCCGGAGGTTGA
- a CDS encoding thiazole synthase, whose protein sequence is MLQIGEFEFQSRLFGGTGKFASAELMQRSLVASGAELVTVAMKRLDFNQDSDELVAPLKERGVQLLPNTAGARNAREAIFAAELAREMLGTQLLKLEIHPDPRYLLPDPVETLEAARVLCSNGFTVLPYVHADPVLCLRLEEVGCAAVMPLGSPIGSNQGLATEPFLKIIIEQANVPVVVDAGIGAPSQAMRAMELGADAVLVNTAIASSSDPVTMAGCFKDAVRAGRAAYLAGLGTISNRAQNTSPLTGFLNLGENHG, encoded by the coding sequence ATGTTGCAAATTGGCGAGTTTGAATTTCAATCCAGGCTGTTTGGCGGCACCGGCAAGTTTGCTTCGGCAGAGCTGATGCAACGCTCGCTCGTGGCCAGCGGCGCCGAGTTGGTCACTGTGGCGATGAAGCGGCTCGATTTTAACCAGGATAGCGATGAATTGGTGGCACCGCTCAAAGAGCGCGGCGTGCAGCTGCTGCCCAATACCGCCGGGGCTCGCAATGCCAGGGAGGCAATTTTTGCCGCCGAGCTGGCACGGGAGATGCTGGGCACCCAACTATTGAAGCTGGAGATCCACCCGGATCCCCGTTATCTATTGCCGGATCCGGTAGAAACACTGGAAGCGGCCCGGGTCTTGTGCAGCAATGGCTTTACCGTACTGCCTTATGTACATGCCGATCCCGTGCTGTGCTTGCGCCTCGAAGAGGTCGGCTGCGCCGCCGTGATGCCGCTTGGCAGTCCCATAGGTTCCAATCAGGGGCTGGCCACAGAACCCTTTTTGAAGATCATCATAGAGCAGGCCAATGTGCCTGTGGTGGTGGATGCCGGGATCGGCGCGCCGTCTCAGGCGATGCGGGCGATGGAGTTGGGCGCCGATGCCGTGCTGGTCAATACTGCCATCGCCTCCAGTTCGGATCCCGTGACCATGGCGGGCTGCTTCAAGGATGCGGTGCGCGCCGGGCGAGCGGCCTATCTTGCCGGACTCGGGACCATCAGCAATCGAGCCCAAAACACCAGTCCGCTGACCGGGTTTCTCAATCTGGGAGAAAACCATGGCTGA
- the thiH gene encoding 2-iminoacetate synthase ThiH produces MADFLERFTAIDRDLLRLAIASVSAAEVERCLARPETIAHNPSALPILLSPAAREFLEPMAQLSAALTRKKFGANIGLYAPLYVSNLCANDCDYCGFSMSNKIRRKTLSQAELDAEIAILKQRGFDSVLLVSGEHETKVGLDYFAQALLTLKQDFSYLAIEVQPLAEAGYRRLVDEGLDAVMVYQETYQPATYDRHHLRGNKKDFGFRLNTPDRAARAGVDKIGLGVLLGLDDWRLDSALMGLHLDYLQQKYWRSRFSVSLPRLRPCVGGVTPAVTLDDAGLVQLICAMRLFSPALELSLSTRESASLRNNLLPLGITHVSAASSTEPGGYSNPKLQLDQFQISDERTVPEVVSAIRAQGMQPVWKDWDASWLAGASFAETHQGA; encoded by the coding sequence ATGGCTGATTTTCTTGAGCGTTTTACCGCTATCGACAGAGATCTACTGCGCCTTGCTATTGCCAGTGTCAGCGCCGCCGAGGTTGAGCGCTGTCTGGCGCGGCCCGAGACGATAGCGCACAATCCCTCGGCCTTGCCCATTCTTTTGTCACCGGCGGCCCGGGAATTTCTCGAGCCTATGGCGCAGCTTTCTGCTGCGCTCACCCGCAAGAAGTTTGGCGCCAACATAGGTCTCTATGCGCCGCTCTATGTTTCCAATCTGTGCGCCAATGATTGCGATTACTGCGGTTTCAGCATGAGCAATAAAATTCGCCGCAAGACCCTAAGCCAGGCCGAACTGGATGCTGAAATTGCCATTCTCAAGCAGCGCGGCTTTGATTCTGTGTTGCTGGTTTCCGGCGAACATGAAACCAAGGTAGGGCTGGATTATTTTGCCCAGGCGCTTTTGACGCTCAAGCAGGACTTCAGCTACCTGGCGATTGAAGTGCAGCCTCTCGCCGAAGCGGGCTATCGGCGCCTGGTTGATGAGGGACTGGATGCCGTGATGGTATATCAGGAGACCTATCAGCCCGCCACCTATGACCGCCATCATCTCAGAGGCAATAAAAAGGACTTTGGTTTCAGGCTCAATACACCGGACAGGGCCGCCAGGGCCGGGGTCGACAAGATAGGCCTGGGGGTTTTGCTCGGGCTGGATGATTGGCGCCTGGACTCGGCACTGATGGGGTTGCACCTGGACTATCTGCAGCAAAAGTACTGGCGTAGCCGCTTCAGCGTGTCGCTGCCAAGGCTCAGGCCTTGCGTTGGCGGAGTAACGCCGGCTGTGACTCTGGATGATGCCGGACTGGTGCAACTAATCTGCGCCATGCGCTTGTTCAGCCCGGCGCTGGAGTTGAGTCTCTCTACCCGGGAGAGCGCCTCACTCAGGAACAATCTATTGCCCCTAGGGATCACCCATGTGAGTGCCGCCAGCTCAACAGAGCCAGGTGGTTACAGCAATCCCAAGTTGCAGCTGGATCAGTTCCAGATAAGTGATGAGCGAACCGTCCCTGAGGTAGTCAGCGCCATTCGAGCACAAGGCATGCAACCTGTGTGGAAAGATTGGGACGCGAGTTGGCTCGCAGGCGCCTCTTTTGCGGAAACCCATCAAGGCGCATAA
- a CDS encoding putative metalloprotease CJM1_0395 family protein, producing the protein MVGALAGAGLTATAVSRRPSASIANLSSGSSINQSPISANPAGKISVTQNPSQENPSQVSGVKPSPINPSQLNPSSGNQSPINTSPVNSSSVNSSSVNSSPHQGSAAQHSEPQTVKPPREALISLTKGALGAAALSSSGHWHGEVQASMPLAGISAQASAFSGQGNDIAGSRAIPVTLAGEAPDVPAFNGTNTSANSMGGAEQAFGNSSGSSSSQVGSEVKEGDEGAARQSTGEPNTTSAAEPEPKPKPDEAQQKQQQNRESREQQALEREIDSLMKRDTQVRSHEQAHAAVGGIHAGQPAFEFEKGPDGKRYAVEGEVQIDVSVVNGDPLATMAKMKQVYAAAMAPVDPSMADIRVAAEAMRKYNQAREEAGTQRLAAAPKPELSQNLLGAADPAAEKSAPSFEPKAGDSANFPIGLSRLMGAIAQQSNALNEQAFSPPKAELQLESGSVADVIAAEQQQAQRIRDESR; encoded by the coding sequence ATGGTTGGCGCGCTGGCCGGCGCGGGGCTGACGGCAACAGCCGTGTCCCGGCGGCCAAGCGCGTCAATTGCCAACTTAAGCAGTGGCAGCTCCATAAACCAATCGCCTATCAGCGCCAACCCTGCCGGTAAAATCTCCGTCACTCAAAATCCCTCTCAGGAAAATCCCTCTCAGGTAAGTGGCGTAAAGCCAAGCCCAATAAACCCGAGTCAATTAAACCCGAGCTCGGGAAATCAAAGCCCAATCAATACAAGCCCAGTCAATTCAAGCTCAGTCAATTCGAGCTCAGTCAATTCGAGCCCGCACCAAGGTTCAGCTGCACAACATTCAGAGCCACAAACTGTAAAGCCGCCGCGGGAAGCACTGATCAGTTTGACTAAAGGAGCCCTTGGGGCCGCGGCCTTGTCCAGCTCCGGCCATTGGCATGGAGAGGTTCAAGCATCGATGCCGCTCGCGGGGATATCGGCTCAAGCATCTGCCTTTTCCGGCCAGGGGAATGACATTGCCGGCAGCCGCGCGATACCAGTGACTTTAGCGGGAGAAGCGCCTGATGTTCCCGCTTTTAATGGCACAAATACTTCCGCCAACTCAATGGGTGGGGCAGAGCAGGCTTTCGGCAACTCTTCAGGCAGCTCATCGAGCCAGGTAGGCAGCGAAGTAAAAGAAGGGGACGAAGGGGCGGCTCGCCAGTCAACCGGGGAGCCGAATACGACAAGCGCAGCCGAACCCGAACCCAAACCCAAGCCGGATGAGGCGCAACAGAAACAGCAGCAGAACCGTGAGAGTCGTGAGCAACAGGCGCTTGAGCGGGAAATCGACTCCCTGATGAAGCGCGATACCCAGGTGCGATCCCATGAACAGGCTCATGCCGCGGTAGGCGGGATCCATGCCGGACAACCGGCATTTGAATTCGAGAAAGGACCCGATGGCAAGCGTTACGCGGTGGAAGGTGAAGTTCAGATAGATGTCTCTGTAGTGAACGGCGATCCGCTGGCGACCATGGCGAAAATGAAACAGGTCTATGCGGCGGCGATGGCACCTGTCGATCCCTCCATGGCCGATATCCGGGTTGCCGCCGAGGCGATGCGTAAATATAACCAGGCAAGAGAAGAGGCCGGAACCCAGAGACTTGCCGCCGCACCAAAGCCTGAGCTGAGTCAAAACCTGTTGGGAGCCGCAGATCCGGCTGCTGAAAAGTCCGCGCCTTCCTTTGAACCCAAGGCTGGCGACTCTGCAAACTTCCCCATAGGTCTGTCTCGTTTGATGGGCGCCATAGCACAGCAGTCAAATGCCTTGAATGAACAGGCTTTCAGTCCACCCAAGGCCGAGTTGCAGCTTGAGTCGGGTTCAGTTGCCGACGTGATAGCCGCTGAGCAGCAACAGGCGCAGCGCATTCGGGATGAGAGTCGTTAG
- a CDS encoding DUF4365 domain-containing protein has translation MGTTKLKSSAMAKRGVNYVRNIIESSNSIFHEVHQENDYGNDAFVELVDEEDVKGITVALQIKSGKSFCTNKSCSIPTSKKHFEYWKSHSLPVIGIVYDPDEDAAYWTDIKYHIGSEQDVINNGPYTVTFNKTELSSFTSKNFEKIFKPLHLKQEIKLSLEESIKFSESNDYTEHCLGLSSLARCHTQSEEAWMKILNIFKSWDVNELDPAILYYLAHIPGHPDIFWRSGQDIPTSLRNNLRSSIASMSESDVVKMLNLLDEDDCFERGSLGQNAESLISLIHEKELKLLAIIENKELMTHTRDSAVILYAHYLQEKAIDMLKRLWEKYPELSWTKEMAIQLEQEGYVYLY, from the coding sequence ATGGGAACAACTAAACTGAAAAGCTCGGCAATGGCTAAAAGAGGAGTTAATTATGTTCGAAACATAATTGAATCCTCAAACAGTATCTTTCATGAGGTGCACCAAGAAAATGATTATGGTAACGATGCGTTTGTAGAATTAGTAGATGAAGAAGACGTGAAGGGTATTACCGTCGCATTGCAAATCAAGTCGGGAAAATCTTTCTGTACCAATAAATCTTGCTCCATTCCTACTTCTAAAAAACACTTTGAGTACTGGAAGTCACACTCATTACCTGTAATAGGTATTGTCTATGATCCGGATGAAGATGCTGCTTATTGGACGGATATTAAATACCATATTGGCTCCGAACAGGACGTAATAAACAATGGCCCTTACACAGTGACTTTCAATAAAACAGAGTTATCAAGTTTCACGTCTAAAAATTTTGAGAAGATATTCAAGCCCTTACATTTGAAACAAGAGATCAAACTGTCACTTGAGGAATCAATTAAATTTTCTGAATCGAACGACTATACAGAGCACTGTTTAGGCTTAAGTTCATTGGCTCGATGCCATACCCAATCTGAAGAAGCTTGGATGAAAATACTTAATATTTTCAAGAGTTGGGACGTTAACGAGTTAGATCCAGCTATATTGTACTATTTAGCACACATTCCTGGGCACCCTGATATATTCTGGCGTAGCGGGCAAGATATCCCAACTAGCTTAAGGAATAACTTACGCTCATCTATAGCATCTATGTCAGAAAGTGATGTTGTCAAAATGCTGAACTTGCTAGATGAAGACGACTGTTTTGAGCGTGGCTCATTAGGGCAAAATGCTGAATCTCTTATCTCGTTGATTCATGAAAAAGAACTCAAGCTCTTAGCTATCATTGAAAATAAAGAACTAATGACACATACACGTGACTCGGCAGTGATTCTTTATGCTCATTATTTGCAAGAGAAAGCAATTGACATGTTGAAACGGCTTTGGGAAAAGTACCCTGAGTTAAGCTGGACTAAAGAAATGGCTATACAGTTAGAGCAAGAAGGCTACGTATACCTTTACTAA
- a CDS encoding LysR family transcriptional regulator: protein MNRPKSTLEQWRILQAVVDFGGYAQAAEQLNKSQSSLNHAVAKLQHQLGIQLLEVRGRKAYLTECGEVLLRRSRHVTQAVGELEQLASNLEQGWEPSLSIARELVYPMETLTEALAAFLPQSRGTRVTVRDTVISGTQEMIKNHQVDIAICGTPPMGYISEPLCDLDFYLLCHPSHPLAAQVEIEDDRVLAQHLQIVIKDTGVNSQQEIGWLKAEQRWTVSNFHEAKVILAKGIGFCWIPAHLVKQELENGQLVRLSLKGSSSRKILLSLVVPQRDKQGPACKLLESLILAQHKSGSV, encoded by the coding sequence ATGAACAGACCCAAGTCCACATTGGAACAGTGGCGGATCCTGCAGGCCGTCGTCGACTTCGGTGGTTACGCCCAGGCCGCCGAGCAGCTCAACAAGAGCCAATCATCCCTCAACCATGCTGTGGCCAAGCTGCAGCATCAGTTGGGGATCCAACTCCTCGAAGTGCGTGGCCGCAAGGCCTATCTGACCGAATGCGGCGAAGTACTGCTTCGTCGCTCTCGTCACGTCACTCAGGCTGTGGGGGAGTTGGAGCAGCTCGCCAGCAATCTGGAACAGGGGTGGGAGCCGAGTCTGAGCATCGCCAGGGAACTGGTCTACCCCATGGAAACCCTGACCGAGGCGCTGGCCGCCTTTCTGCCCCAAAGCCGCGGAACCCGGGTCACAGTGCGGGACACAGTGATCAGCGGTACCCAGGAGATGATCAAAAACCATCAGGTGGATATTGCGATTTGCGGTACCCCGCCCATGGGTTATATCTCTGAGCCCCTTTGCGATCTGGACTTCTACCTGCTCTGCCACCCTTCCCATCCGCTGGCGGCCCAAGTGGAAATTGAAGATGACAGAGTGCTGGCCCAACATCTGCAAATTGTGATCAAAGATACCGGCGTCAATAGTCAGCAGGAAATCGGCTGGCTCAAGGCCGAGCAGCGCTGGACCGTCAGCAACTTCCACGAAGCCAAGGTGATCCTGGCCAAAGGCATAGGTTTTTGCTGGATCCCGGCGCATCTGGTCAAGCAGGAGCTGGAAAATGGGCAATTGGTACGTCTCAGTCTCAAAGGCTCCAGCAGCCGCAAGATACTGCTCAGTCTGGTGGTGCCACAGAGAGACAAACAGGGCCCGGCCTGTAAGCTGCTGGAATCACTGATCCTGGCTCAACATAAATCTGGCTCTGTATAA